One region of uncultured Methanolobus sp. genomic DNA includes:
- a CDS encoding ferredoxin-thioredoxin reductase catalytic domain-containing protein produces MTDLAPIMEKTHEWAAKYAKKKGFVLNPDEEMLMMVIEGLSKNKQEHGKQYCPCRLRTGDDTEDRKIICPCVYHEGEIENDGNCHCSLFFKV; encoded by the coding sequence ATGACAGACCTTGCACCAATAATGGAAAAGACCCACGAATGGGCAGCAAAATACGCAAAGAAAAAAGGTTTCGTTCTCAACCCTGACGAAGAAATGCTTATGATGGTCATTGAAGGTCTTTCCAAAAATAAACAGGAACATGGGAAGCAATACTGTCCATGTAGACTGAGGACCGGTGATGACACGGAAGATCGGAAGATCATCTGTCCATGTGTTTACCATGAGGGCGAGATCGAAAACGATGGAAACTGTCACTGTTCATTGTTCTTCAAAGTCTGA
- a CDS encoding formylmethanofuran dehydrogenase subunit B yields the protein MSEYYVCTGCALLCDDIEVETENDKVKTVHAACRKGVARMKGCSDPLECTVDGEKTDVDSAIAKAADILREAEKPLIFGHGNSSSEAQKMSISLAKKTGAYLDDTSSFCQGPVIEAILQDKLRTCTLDDIRHKADVIIFWGADPSNSHPRHLSRYSYFPRGKERQRGWEENRTAICVDVRKSETAVICGDTRFYQIPMGGDAEFMDALVSALSSKVPKTSFGFDAKSILELANVLKKAKFGAICVGLGLIYSLEDLDPLSRLMDKLNEVSDFNLMPMVGQYNMRGFNHNLYEETGYINRVKFNPQTGEAEHGPGFSVVEALRNKTVDAALVIGSDPLSSLPLSVSRYLADIPLITIDPCRNLTSSMSKVTIPCALGGVESGGTAVRMDGVEIELKKILDTENLPDAEILKKITEAI from the coding sequence TTGAGTGAATATTATGTTTGTACGGGCTGTGCCCTTCTTTGTGATGACATAGAAGTTGAAACCGAAAATGATAAAGTGAAGACTGTCCATGCTGCATGCCGCAAAGGTGTTGCACGCATGAAAGGTTGCAGTGATCCTCTGGAATGTACCGTGGATGGTGAAAAGACCGATGTGGATTCTGCCATTGCAAAAGCCGCTGACATCCTGAGGGAAGCTGAGAAACCATTGATATTCGGTCATGGTAACTCAAGCTCAGAAGCCCAGAAAATGTCTATCAGTCTTGCAAAGAAAACTGGTGCATATCTGGATGATACCTCTTCCTTCTGTCAGGGACCGGTGATAGAGGCGATACTTCAGGACAAACTCAGGACATGCACACTGGATGATATCAGGCACAAAGCTGATGTTATTATTTTCTGGGGTGCTGATCCTTCAAATTCACACCCACGCCACCTTTCAAGATATTCTTATTTCCCAAGAGGCAAGGAGCGCCAGAGGGGATGGGAAGAGAACAGGACTGCCATTTGTGTCGATGTCAGGAAATCCGAGACTGCCGTAATCTGCGGTGACACTCGCTTCTACCAGATACCAATGGGTGGCGATGCAGAGTTTATGGACGCACTGGTAAGTGCCCTCTCCAGTAAAGTTCCAAAGACATCATTCGGATTTGATGCAAAGAGTATACTGGAACTTGCAAATGTGCTGAAAAAGGCAAAGTTCGGTGCAATCTGTGTTGGTCTTGGGCTTATATATTCCCTTGAGGACCTTGACCCGCTGTCCAGGTTAATGGACAAACTTAACGAAGTTTCAGATTTCAATCTCATGCCAATGGTTGGTCAGTACAATATGAGAGGTTTTAACCATAATCTTTACGAGGAAACGGGATACATCAACCGTGTGAAGTTCAATCCGCAAACCGGCGAAGCAGAACACGGACCCGGGTTTTCAGTTGTGGAAGCCCTCAGGAATAAAACCGTTGACGCTGCACTTGTCATTGGCTCCGATCCGTTGTCAAGTCTTCCTCTATCCGTTTCACGATATCTTGCAGATATCCCATTGATTACTATTGACCCATGCAGGAATCTCACATCTTCCATGTCGAAGGTGACAATCCCATGTGCTCTTGGAGGCGTGGAATCCGGTGGGACTGCTGTTCGAATGGATGGTGTTGAGATAGAGCTTAAGAAGATACTTGATACTGAAAATCTCCCGGATGCTGAGATTCTTAAGAAAATCACGGAGGCGATCTGA
- a CDS encoding NosD domain-containing protein → MKRILFSLHTISIVFVILMLGTVAIVNAATITVGNSSDADYITIQDAVNASSSGDTIIVHPGTYYENVDVDKQLTIVSTEGAAFTNVTAAVEADHVFNVTADHVTISGFNVNGARGFDAACIYLSSSSNSTLSYNTFSGNTWPRCNIKLSSSNNNHLTGNDVSECNFGIGLYSFSNNNEISNNKALNNYCGIFLAASGNNKINNNALSNSSYGIHLTSSSINMLSNNTASNSDIGIYLRSSCNNKISNNTVSRSEDQGISLYNSSNNNTINNNTASGNNYGIYLFHSSSNNAIRNNTASNNNYGIYLWSSSNINTVADNMVSNNKEEGIYLWDSNNSTVAGNMVSDNECHGISILSSNHTAVNDNILSNNNYAGINLHSSNYNTVDGNMASKNNSEGISLFSSNYNTVTGNVILNNKYDGTSLSSSNYNTVTGNVISNNKYCGIWMYSSDYNLIYNNLFNNTNNTEIRTSIFAGNIDNRWNITQQAGVNINGGSSMGGNLWLTPNGKGFSESSNTDANMDGICDKTYKIALDNRDYLPLAIYDGGFGSDSVDNGEAIGKTPGFTLFEAIAMIGLFCARQTKK, encoded by the coding sequence ATGAAAAGGATTTTGTTCAGTTTGCATACTATTAGTATCGTCTTTGTAATTTTAATGTTAGGTACCGTTGCTATTGTGAATGCAGCAACAATTACTGTGGGCAACAGCAGTGATGCAGACTACATCACAATACAGGATGCTGTCAATGCCTCCAGTTCCGGTGACACAATAATTGTCCATCCCGGCACATACTATGAAAATGTGGATGTGGACAAACAACTGACCATCGTGTCAACAGAAGGAGCTGCTTTTACAAATGTCACTGCTGCAGTTGAAGCAGACCATGTTTTCAATGTCACTGCTGATCATGTGACTATTAGCGGATTTAATGTGAATGGTGCCAGAGGTTTTGATGCAGCATGCATCTATTTATCTTCTTCCAGCAACAGCACGCTAAGTTACAATACTTTCTCGGGCAATACCTGGCCCAGGTGCAACATCAAGCTGAGTTCCTCCAATAACAACCACCTGACCGGTAACGATGTGTCAGAATGTAATTTCGGTATTGGTCTGTATTCTTTCAGCAATAACAATGAGATAAGCAACAACAAAGCGTTAAACAATTACTGCGGCATCTTTCTGGCAGCCTCCGGCAACAATAAGATAAACAATAATGCTTTGAGCAATTCCAGCTACGGTATTCACTTAACTTCCAGTAGCATCAATATGCTGAGCAACAACACAGCATCGAACAGCGACATCGGCATCTATCTGCGATCTTCATGCAACAATAAGATAAGCAACAACACAGTGTCAAGAAGTGAAGACCAGGGAATATCTCTGTATAATTCCAGCAACAATAACACGATAAACAACAACACGGCATCGGGCAACAATTATGGGATATATTTGTTTCATTCCAGCAGCAATAACGCGATAAGAAATAACACGGCATCGAACAACAATTATGGGATTTACCTGTGGTCTTCCAGCAACATCAATACTGTAGCTGACAACATGGTTTCGAATAATAAAGAGGAAGGGATCTACCTGTGGGATTCCAACAACAGCACTGTAGCCGGCAACATGGTGTCAGACAATGAATGTCATGGAATCTCTATTCTTTCTTCAAACCACACCGCTGTAAACGACAACATACTTTCTAACAATAATTATGCAGGAATCAATCTGCATTCTTCAAACTACAACACTGTAGACGGAAACATGGCGTCAAAAAATAATTCAGAAGGAATTTCTTTGTTTTCTTCCAACTATAACACTGTAACCGGCAATGTGATTTTGAACAATAAATACGATGGAACCTCTCTGTCTTCTTCAAACTATAACACCGTAACCGGCAATGTGATTTCGAACAATAAATACTGCGGCATCTGGATGTATTCTTCTGACTACAATCTCATCTACAACAATCTCTTCAACAATACTAATAATACTGAAATTAGAACAAGTATCTTTGCTGGAAATATTGATAATAGATGGAACATCACACAGCAGGCAGGTGTGAACATAAACGGCGGCTCTTCCATGGGAGGTAATTTGTGGCTTACACCAAACGGCAAGGGATTCAGCGAGTCCAGTAATACCGATGCAAACATGGATGGCATATGTGATAAGACTTACAAAATCGCATTGGATAATAGGGACTACCTGCCGCTTGCAATATACGACGGTGGTTTTGGCAGTGACAGCGTTGATAACGGAGAAGCCATCGGCAAGACTCCCGGTTTCACATTGTTTGAAGCAATCGCCATGATAGGACTATTCTGCGCAAGACAAACAAAAAAATAA
- a CDS encoding DUF1638 domain-containing protein: protein MSVMSIVSCKIMQDEIVWLFVNDSEINKIIIVENNNISEFRAKLNDQHVSHEVVPFEKIPDILEKVNEYESIVVVNIMELGLHAVPKVLKSEVYQTIEEMIPFSDGILLFYGLCGNVLGKVEEDFCLEKADCIVRILRDDERIVDDCIGATVGGGANYLKLLKAHSKEPAFFFTPMYASSWREILNIDKYSPDPEKAFKMAKKVNDMAGYSRVAKVNTGLTYVKDIDAKIDEYANLFGYSTFEVSGNQHIFEKCYFSIKDEIKNKTM from the coding sequence ATGTCTGTTATGAGTATAGTCTCATGTAAAATAATGCAGGATGAAATTGTCTGGCTTTTTGTCAATGATTCTGAAATTAATAAAATCATCATCGTAGAAAATAATAACATTTCAGAATTTCGAGCAAAACTTAATGATCAGCATGTATCCCATGAAGTTGTTCCTTTTGAAAAAATACCAGATATTCTCGAGAAAGTAAATGAATATGAATCAATTGTAGTTGTTAACATAATGGAACTTGGACTTCATGCAGTGCCAAAAGTGCTGAAATCCGAGGTTTACCAGACTATTGAAGAAATGATTCCTTTTTCTGACGGTATACTCCTTTTTTATGGCCTTTGTGGTAATGTCCTTGGTAAAGTGGAAGAGGATTTCTGCCTTGAAAAAGCAGACTGTATCGTGCGAATACTCAGGGATGACGAAAGAATTGTGGATGATTGCATTGGAGCCACAGTTGGCGGCGGAGCTAATTATCTGAAGTTGCTTAAAGCCCACAGCAAAGAACCTGCTTTCTTTTTCACACCCATGTATGCCAGTTCATGGAGAGAAATTCTGAACATCGACAAATATAGTCCTGACCCGGAAAAAGCATTTAAGATGGCAAAAAAAGTCAATGATATGGCAGGATATTCCAGGGTTGCAAAGGTCAATACAGGACTCACATATGTAAAAGATATTGATGCAAAGATTGATGAATATGCAAATTTGTTTGGGTACAGTACCTTTGAGGTTAGTGGAAATCAACATATATTTGAGAAGTGCTATTTCTCAATAAAGGACGAAATAAAGAACAAAACCATGTAA
- a CDS encoding ISH3 family transposase, translating to MSFLKFNSSTPSKVELRPKQCINAVLKPLTDNIAININGSLTCKDLFYAAICMAVEKSSVHSMSKHYQDVPCETSTRYHLNKLDLEELIRLNAKILLQGPISTLKTEKKYEFAIDFTNDPYYGETDSSNENYVIRGQAKKSTNSFYSYISLSIINKNERFTISVLPVEKSETKINYLAYFVDLIGNLDLKIKVLCLDREFSSVDVFEFLQNKDIPHITPVVKKGNVIKRLLIGRKARDSQYVMKNPQKKEVRLNIVIDVKYMKGKRNKKGCENLGFVVYGLNWKPRKISTVYRRRFAIESSYRMRNIVKPRTSTRNVTFRYFFTLVSFLLRNTWLLIQKKHFTIVKRGPQTIDEDRFRFDRFILFVEEWFRRNLRVQLVVRCLR from the coding sequence ATGTCGTTTCTAAAATTCAATTCCAGCACCCCTTCTAAAGTCGAGTTAAGACCAAAACAATGTATCAATGCTGTTCTAAAACCTCTTACTGATAATATCGCCATTAATATCAATGGTTCTCTTACCTGTAAAGACCTATTTTATGCTGCTATATGTATGGCGGTAGAAAAAAGTTCAGTTCATTCCATGTCGAAACACTATCAAGACGTTCCTTGTGAAACATCTACAAGATATCATCTCAATAAATTGGATCTTGAAGAACTAATCCGGTTAAATGCAAAGATTCTACTTCAAGGTCCTATTAGTACTCTAAAAACTGAGAAAAAGTATGAGTTTGCTATTGACTTTACAAATGACCCTTACTATGGAGAAACTGATTCATCCAATGAAAACTACGTCATACGTGGACAGGCAAAAAAATCTACAAACTCTTTCTATTCATATATTTCATTGTCCATCATAAACAAGAATGAGAGGTTCACTATATCCGTTCTTCCAGTAGAAAAAAGTGAAACAAAGATCAATTACCTCGCTTATTTCGTTGATCTGATAGGGAACCTTGATCTCAAGATCAAGGTTCTTTGTTTGGACAGAGAGTTTAGCTCTGTTGATGTCTTTGAGTTCTTACAGAACAAAGACATTCCTCATATTACTCCTGTAGTTAAAAAAGGAAACGTGATCAAACGACTACTTATTGGTAGAAAGGCAAGGGATTCGCAATATGTTATGAAGAATCCTCAGAAGAAAGAGGTTCGGCTAAATATCGTTATTGATGTCAAGTACATGAAAGGTAAAAGGAATAAAAAAGGATGCGAAAACCTTGGTTTTGTTGTTTATGGGCTCAACTGGAAGCCCCGGAAGATTAGCACGGTCTATAGAAGAAGGTTTGCAATCGAATCGTCTTACAGGATGAGGAATATAGTCAAACCCAGAACATCGACAAGGAACGTTACTTTCAGGTACTTTTTTACATTGGTATCGTTCCTGCTTAGAAATACATGGCTCCTAATTCAGAAAAAGCATTTTACGATTGTAAAACGAGGTCCTCAAACAATTGATGAGGATAGGTTCAGGTTTGACAGATTTATCCTGTTTGTTGAGGAATGGTTTAGAAGAAACTTAAGGGTTCAATTGGTAGTGCGGTGTTTGAGGTAG
- a CDS encoding cupin domain-containing protein: protein MKISSYNDAEKKDNPHGVTVHKLYDTEHAQVMHMQLKPGEALKKHSTPVDVFFYVLEGEGIVEIGDEQQTITKDMLVDSPAKIPHRLINESDSLFRFLVVKVPRQTEQTKMM from the coding sequence ATGAAAATATCAAGTTACAACGATGCAGAGAAGAAAGATAACCCTCACGGAGTTACTGTTCATAAACTCTATGATACCGAACACGCACAGGTTATGCACATGCAGCTCAAACCTGGTGAAGCTCTTAAAAAGCATTCAACTCCGGTGGATGTGTTCTTCTATGTTCTGGAAGGAGAGGGTATTGTTGAGATAGGTGATGAGCAGCAGACCATCACAAAGGACATGCTGGTGGACAGTCCTGCAAAGATTCCTCACAGGCTCATTAATGAAAGTGACAGCCTTTTCCGTTTCCTTGTGGTAAAAGTACCACGCCAGACAGAACAGACAAAAATGATGTAA
- a CDS encoding IS1 family transposase (programmed frameshift), which translates to MNCPRCKSPDSTKNGIVGGRQRYRCSRCGYNYTVEKKSTAYPESVKKQALQLYLEGLGFRSIGRFLNVSHVTVQNWIKQFGSELEELKSQKEISVVELDEMHTYIGNKKYCWIWIAVDRDGKKFIDCSFGSRGTETGEKLWDKLKEKEIGEVMTDHWRAYAEFLPKEIHTQSKAETDTVEGYNSIFRHFLARLRRKSKCYTKSIEMLKYSIILLMKYRNNELSIFN; encoded by the exons ATGAATTGCCCAAGATGTAAAAGTCCCGATTCCACAAAGAATGGCATAGTTGGTGGACGTCAGCGTTACAGGTGCTCCAGGTGTGGATATAATTATACTGTCGAAAAGAAATCAACAGCATACCCTGAGTCTGTGAAAAAACAAGCTTTACAATTATACCTTGAAGGACTAGGATTTCGTTCAATTGGACGTTTTCTAAATGTTAGCCATGTTACCGTGCAAAACTGGATCAAGCAATTTGGCAGTGAATTAGAGGAACTAAAAAGTCAAAAAGAGATCTCTGTCGTAGAATTAGATGAGATGCACACATACATCGGGAATAAAAAA TACTGTTGGATCTGGATTGCTGTTGATAGAGATGGGAAAAAATTCATCGACTGCTCTTTTGGTAGTAGGGGAACAGAAACAGGCGAAAAACTCTGGGATAAGTTAAAGGAAAAAGAGATTGGAGAAGTGATGACTGATCACTGGAGAGCATATGCAGAGTTCCTTCCGAAGGAGATTCATACTCAATCAAAAGCAGAAACTGATACTGTTGAAGGTTACAACAGTATATTCAGGCATTTTCTGGCAAGGTTAAGAAGGAAGTCAAAGTGCTATACCAAGAGCATTGAAATGCTAAAGTATTCGATCATTCTTTTAATGAAATACAGAAATAACGAGTTATCTATATTTAATTAA
- a CDS encoding molybdopterin dinucleotide binding domain-containing protein: MGFGQFLAAPEIKLKIVTYRDVFQNTAQETSRFGEEYEKYSAVIKLDLKDIAKLTIKDGDTVIVKNSSGKVVVTAMKSDYEQSHSGIAYMVNSPWSNSLVPDETGGTGVPKFKNFEVTVQGAKGEKVTGISELF, encoded by the coding sequence ATGGGATTCGGACAATTCCTTGCAGCACCTGAGATAAAACTGAAGATTGTTACATACAGAGATGTGTTCCAGAATACAGCACAGGAAACTTCCCGTTTCGGAGAGGAATATGAGAAATATTCAGCTGTTATAAAATTGGACTTAAAGGACATTGCAAAACTCACAATAAAAGACGGTGACACTGTGATCGTGAAAAACAGCTCAGGAAAAGTTGTTGTCACAGCCATGAAGTCGGATTATGAGCAGTCACATTCAGGAATTGCTTACATGGTCAACAGTCCATGGTCTAATTCTCTTGTGCCTGATGAGACGGGAGGCACCGGAGTTCCTAAGTTCAAGAATTTTGAAGTTACAGTTCAGGGTGCCAAGGGAGAAAAGGTTACGGGGATCAGTGAGTTATTCTGA
- a CDS encoding TetR/AcrR family transcriptional regulator, with protein MTDLNPTNQQILNHGRHFLQCRGYNGFSYKDISLKLGIKNASIHHYYPKKEDLVAALLEERRNNLAISITQMTESKKSAREQLQYYFDYALQEFDEGKCICPPGSVIINFQELPEKVQKQNTLLLDNILEWITNVLRDGLEQGEFDFSGPVETHAEAVVETLMGARLVSSIKGRMTLVRAISSIKSCIGWRE; from the coding sequence ATGACAGATCTTAATCCTACTAATCAACAGATACTCAATCATGGAAGACACTTTTTGCAATGTAGGGGATATAATGGATTTAGCTACAAGGACATTTCCCTGAAGCTTGGCATAAAAAATGCTTCAATACATCATTATTATCCTAAAAAAGAAGACCTTGTTGCCGCCTTGCTTGAAGAAAGAAGAAATAATCTGGCAATATCTATTACACAAATGACAGAATCCAAAAAATCAGCTCGTGAGCAGCTTCAATACTATTTTGATTATGCATTGCAGGAGTTTGATGAGGGCAAATGTATCTGTCCTCCAGGATCAGTGATAATAAATTTTCAGGAACTGCCGGAGAAAGTTCAAAAGCAGAATACGTTGCTACTTGACAATATACTTGAGTGGATTACCAACGTTCTCAGAGATGGCCTGGAACAGGGTGAATTTGATTTTTCAGGCCCTGTTGAAACACATGCCGAAGCAGTAGTTGAAACTTTAATGGGTGCCAGATTGGTATCCAGCATTAAGGGGAGAATGACACTCGTCAGAGCAATTTCTTCAATCAAATCATGTATTGGGTGGAGGGAATGA
- a CDS encoding (Fe-S)-binding protein → MANVMEIYQLLPKTNCKECGKSTCMAFAVDLLARKVSVDDCPPLANNAKYKAGYEKLSEMIAPVSGVTDTGLIVHEDKCIGCGNCVVACPVDVANDPLGAGSGKAPTSDKVIFKVEDGVVKARNVQECRRFGENRILCVACLDTCPTKAIEFV, encoded by the coding sequence ATGGCAAATGTAATGGAAATATACCAGTTGCTTCCCAAAACAAACTGTAAGGAATGTGGAAAAAGCACATGTATGGCATTTGCCGTGGACCTGCTGGCACGTAAGGTCAGTGTGGATGATTGTCCTCCTCTTGCAAATAATGCCAAGTACAAAGCAGGTTATGAGAAGCTCTCTGAAATGATTGCTCCCGTGAGTGGTGTAACTGATACAGGTCTTATCGTTCATGAAGACAAATGCATAGGATGTGGAAACTGTGTTGTTGCATGTCCTGTGGATGTGGCCAATGACCCGCTGGGAGCCGGTAGTGGAAAAGCACCGACGTCTGACAAAGTCATCTTTAAGGTTGAAGATGGTGTTGTCAAGGCCCGCAATGTCCAGGAATGTCGTCGTTTTGGTGAGAACAGGATTCTCTGTGTTGCCTGTCTGGATACGTGTCCGACCAAGGCCATTGAGTTCGTATGA